From one Sus scrofa isolate TJ Tabasco breed Duroc chromosome 9, Sscrofa11.1, whole genome shotgun sequence genomic stretch:
- the DLD gene encoding dihydrolipoyl dehydrogenase, mitochondrial precursor (The RefSeq protein has 1 substitution compared to this genomic sequence), protein MQSWSRVYCTLAKRGHFNRIAHGLQGVSAVPLRTYADQPIDADVTVIGSGPGGYVAAIKAAQLGFKTVCIEKNETLGGTCLNVGCIPSKALLNNSHYYHMAHGKDFASRGIEMSEVRLNLEKMMEQKSNAVKALTGGIAHLFKQNKVVRVNGYGKITGKNQVTATKADGSTEVINTKNILIATGSEVTPFPGITIDEDTVVSSTGALSLKKVPEKMVVIGAGVIGVELGSVWQRLGADVTAVELLGHVGGIGIDMEVSKNFQRILQKQGFKFKLNTKVIGATKKSDGNIDVSIEAASGGKAEVITCDVLLVCIGRRPFTQNLGLEELGIELDPRGRIPVNTRFQTKIPNIYAIGDVVAGPMLAHKAEDEGIICVEGMAGGAVHIDYNCVPSVIYTHPEVAWVGKSEEQLKEEGIEYKVGKFPFAANSRAKTNADTDGMVKILGQKSTDRVLGAHIIGPGAGEMINEAALALEYGASCEDIARVCHAHPTLSEAFREANLAASFGKAINF, encoded by the exons ATGCAAAGCTGGAGTCGTGTATACTGTACCTTGGCCAAG agggGCCATTTTAATCGAATAGCTCATGGTCTGCAAGGAGTTTCTGCAGTGCCGCTGAGAACTTATGCAGATCAACCAA TTGATGCTGATGTAACAGTGATAGGTTCTGGTCCTGGAGGATATGTTGCTGCTATTAAAGCTGCCCAGTTAGGTTTCAAG ACAGTCTGcattgagaaaaatgaaacacttGGTGGAACATGCTTGAATGTTGGTTGTATTCCTTCTAAG gctTTATTAAATAACTCTCATTATTACCATATGGCCCATGGAAAAGATTTTGCATCTAGGGGAATTGAAA TGTCTGAGGTTCGCTTGAATTTGGAGAAGATGATGGAGCAGAAGAGTAATGCTGTAAAAGCCTTAACGGGTGGAATTGCCCACTTATTCAAACAGAATAAG gttgttcGTGTAAATGGATATGGAAAGATTACTGGGAAAAATCAGGTCACTGCTACAAAAGCTGATGGCAGCACTGAAGTTATCAATACAAAGAACATTCTTATAGCCACGGGTTCAGAAGTTACTCCTTTTCCTGGAATTACG atTGATGAAGATACAGTAGTGTCATCTACAGgtgctttatctttaaaaaaagttccGGAAAAGATGGTTGTCATTGGTGCAGGAGTGATAGGTGTAGAATTG gGTTCAGTGTGGCAGAGACTTGGTGCAGATGTGACAGCAGTTGAGTTTTTGGGTCATGTTGGTGGAATTGGAATTGATATGGAGGTATCTAAAAACTTTCAACGCATCCTTCAAAAACaaggatttaaatttaaattgaataCAAAAGTTATTGGTGCTACTAAGAAGTCAGATGGAAACATTGATGTTTC TATTGAAGCTGCTTCTGGTGGTAAAGCTGAAGTTATCACTTGTGATGTACTCCTGGTTTGCATCGGCCGACGACCCTTTACTCAGAATTTGGGACTAGAAGAGCTTGGAATTGAACTAGATCCTAGAGGTAGAATTCCAGTGAATACCAGATTCCAAACTAAAATTCCAAA TATCTATGCAATTGGTGATGTGGTTGCTGGTCCAATGCTGGCTCACAAAGCAGAGGATGAAGGCATTATCTGTGTGGAAGGGATGGCTGGTGGCGCAGTGCACATTGACTACAACTGTGTACCATCAGTGATTTACACACACCCTGAAGTTGCTTGGGTTGGCAAATCAGAAGAGCAGTTGAAAGAAGAG GGTATTGAGTACAAAGTTGGAAAGTTCCCGTTTGCTGCTAACAGCAGAGCTAAGACCAATGCTGACACAGATGGCATGGTTAAGATTCTTGGGCAGAAGTCAACAGACAGAGTATTGGGAGCACATATTATAGGACCA ggtGCTGGTGAAATGATAAATGAAGCTGCTCTCGCACTGGAATACGGAGCATCCTGTGAAGATATAGCAAGAGTCTGTCATGCACATCCG acCTTATCAGAAGCTTTTAGAGAAGCAAACCTGGCTGCATCATTTGGCAAAGCAATCAACTTTTAA